Proteins found in one Candidatus Fusobacterium pullicola genomic segment:
- a CDS encoding iron-containing alcohol dehydrogenase, translated as MKLDFNYYNPTKIYFGKTSLNNLKDELKNYGKTILLVYGKNSIKKNGLYDKIITILKEADKKVIELAGIKSNPTYKQMMEGARLVRENNVDLILGVGGGSVIDCSKAISVSAYCNGDPWEKYWVNFEKIDNKIIPVGAVLTMAGTGSEMNGGSVITNEEKMLKNGRVFSPDVYPKFSILNPEYTYTVPKYQMVSGIFDTLSHLMEQYFSGDDNNTTDYILEGVMEALIDNARVALNNPEDYEARSNIMWCTTIGLNTITGVSKTQDWEVHMIEHQLGAYTDCAHGIGLAIISVPYYKYIYKYGLDKFVRFAKKIWKIDDKNLTKDEIAIAGIEKLADFIKELGIPTTLREIGTTEDMLPKIANSTIILDGGYKKLTSNEILNILKEAY; from the coding sequence ATGAAACTTGATTTTAATTACTATAACCCAACAAAAATCTACTTTGGAAAAACATCTCTTAATAATTTAAAAGATGAGTTGAAAAACTATGGAAAAACTATTCTCTTAGTTTATGGTAAAAATTCTATTAAAAAAAATGGACTTTATGATAAAATTATAACTATTTTAAAGGAAGCTGATAAGAAGGTTATTGAGCTTGCTGGAATTAAATCTAATCCTACATATAAACAGATGATGGAGGGAGCAAGACTTGTTAGAGAAAATAATGTAGATTTAATTTTAGGAGTTGGGGGAGGATCAGTTATAGATTGTTCTAAGGCTATCTCTGTATCTGCCTATTGCAATGGTGACCCTTGGGAAAAATATTGGGTTAACTTTGAAAAGATAGACAATAAAATTATTCCTGTAGGTGCTGTTTTAACTATGGCAGGAACAGGCTCTGAAATGAATGGTGGTTCTGTTATAACTAATGAAGAGAAAATGCTAAAAAATGGAAGAGTTTTCTCTCCTGATGTTTATCCAAAATTCTCTATCTTAAATCCTGAATATACTTATACTGTTCCTAAATATCAGATGGTTAGTGGAATATTTGATACTCTTTCTCACTTGATGGAACAATATTTCTCTGGTGATGATAATAATACTACTGATTATATACTTGAAGGAGTTATGGAGGCTCTTATTGATAATGCTAGAGTTGCTCTTAACAATCCAGAAGATTATGAAGCTAGAAGCAACATCATGTGGTGTACAACTATTGGTTTAAATACAATTACAGGGGTATCTAAAACACAAGACTGGGAAGTTCATATGATTGAACATCAACTAGGTGCTTATACTGATTGTGCCCATGGTATTGGATTGGCTATTATATCTGTCCCTTATTACAAATATATCTACAAGTATGGACTAGATAAATTTGTAAGATTTGCTAAAAAGATTTGGAAAATTGACGATAAAAACTTAACAAAAGATGAAATAGCTATTGCTGGAATTGAAAAGCTTGCTGACTTCATAAAAGAACTTGGTATTCCAACTACTTTGAGAGAGATAGGTACAACAGAAGATATGCTTCCTAAAATTGCTAACTCTACTATCATACTTGATGGTGGATATAAAAAATTAACTTCCAATGAAATTTTAAATATTTTAAAAGAAGCTTACTAA
- a CDS encoding alpha/beta fold hydrolase has protein sequence MDYKPSFLFKNGHISTCFPTIFRSVEVRYRRERINTPDLDFIDIDWIKNGHTKVIVLCHGLEGSSRSKYIQGMAKYFSERGWDVLAMNYRGCSGEINRKVKFYNMGQIEDLEVVLKKTADYKKVVIAGFSLGGGLVLNYLGSQKELPKNIFCAMAVSAPCDPLGSARTFVKKENKIYTKYFMDKLKKKMLEKSVIYPKKIEIDKILACETIEEFDNIFTAPQYGYRDAEDYYEKVSPKKAIPFIKVPTFILMAEDDPIMSEECYPIREAKKNKHVTLQITKYGGHVGYARFFKEPYWLEERLFSYVENKK, from the coding sequence TTGGATTATAAACCAAGTTTTTTATTTAAAAATGGTCATATCAGCACTTGTTTTCCAACTATTTTTAGAAGTGTAGAGGTAAGATATAGAAGAGAGAGAATAAACACCCCAGATTTAGACTTCATAGATATAGATTGGATAAAAAATGGACATACTAAAGTCATTGTTTTATGTCATGGACTAGAGGGGAGCTCTAGAAGTAAATACATACAGGGAATGGCTAAATATTTCTCAGAGAGAGGCTGGGACGTTTTAGCTATGAATTATCGTGGTTGTAGCGGAGAGATTAATAGAAAAGTAAAATTCTATAATATGGGACAGATTGAAGATTTAGAAGTAGTATTAAAAAAGACAGCTGACTATAAAAAAGTGGTAATAGCAGGATTTAGTTTAGGTGGAGGTCTAGTTTTAAACTATTTAGGAAGTCAAAAGGAACTACCTAAAAATATATTTTGTGCTATGGCTGTATCTGCACCATGTGACCCACTTGGAAGTGCAAGAACCTTTGTAAAAAAAGAAAATAAAATTTATACAAAATATTTCATGGATAAATTGAAAAAGAAAATGCTGGAGAAATCTGTTATCTATCCTAAAAAAATAGAGATAGATAAGATTTTGGCATGTGAAACAATAGAGGAGTTTGACAACATATTTACAGCACCTCAATATGGTTATAGAGATGCAGAGGATTATTATGAGAAGGTCAGTCCTAAGAAGGCTATTCCTTTTATAAAGGTACCTACTTTTATACTAATGGCAGAAGATGACCCTATTATGTCAGAGGAGTGCTATCCTATAAGAGAGGCTAAAAAAAATAAACATGTAACTTTACAGATTACAAAGTATGGGGGACATGTAGGTTATGCAAGATTTTTTAAAGAACCATATTGGTTAGAAGAGAGATTATTCTCATATGTTGAGAATAAAAAATAG
- a CDS encoding carboxymuconolactone decarboxylase family protein has protein sequence MTDREKSIVIVSVFTAKGDMIELEKSIKLALEKGVTVNEIKESMIQLYAYCGFPRSLNALGILFKIIRNILSEGR, from the coding sequence ATGACAGATAGAGAGAAAAGTATTGTTATAGTTTCAGTTTTTACAGCAAAAGGAGATATGATAGAACTAGAGAAAAGTATAAAGTTGGCTTTAGAAAAAGGAGTAACTGTAAATGAGATAAAGGAAAGTATGATACAGTTATATGCTTATTGTGGTTTTCCTCGTAGTTTAAATGCTTTGGGAATACTTTTTAAAATAATTAGGAATATTTTAAGTGAGGGAAGATAA